From a region of the Zingiber officinale cultivar Zhangliang chromosome 4B, Zo_v1.1, whole genome shotgun sequence genome:
- the LOC121974431 gene encoding protein NARROW LEAF 1-like isoform X1, which produces MQLEEFGLGMERNFCSQLPSLTSLHLIASGGQHSEISVAYFSWPISTLMHAAAEDRANYFANLQKGILPAHVGKLPTGQQATTLLDLMTIRAFHSKILRRFSLGTAIGYRIREGILTDIPAILVFVAHKVHKKWLSLNQCLPSTLEGPGGIWCDVDVVEFSYYGTPTLTPKEQLYNKLVDELRGSDQCIGSGSQVASQETYGTLGAVVKRRTGNKQVGFLTNRHVAVDLDYPNQKMFHPLPPNLGPGVYLGAVERATSFITDDVWYGIYAGTNPETFVRVDGAFIPFADGFDVSSITTSVKGLGEIGDVKFIDLQSPIDSLVGRKVMKVGRSSGLTNGTVMAYALEYNDEKGICFFTDFLVVGENLQSFDLEGDSGSLIVLTREDSEKPKPIGIIWGGTANRGRLKLNSGHSPENWTSGVDLGRLLDLLGLDLITTRQGLEDALQEQRFALAASINCTVGESSRMIMNSGDKKDDEIYTPLCIGIQHSHSEGATGSGVNAFHKDAEFQVDRVEVANNIEDQQFVPNLISTSPAILVEDDNFERRNLSALINSSKDDICISLHFGDRET; this is translated from the exons ATGCAATTGGAGGAGTTTGGCTTGGGCATGGAGAGAAATTTTTGCAGTCAGCTTCCTTCTCTTACATCCCTCCATTTGATTGCATCAGGTGGTCAGCACTCTGAAATTAGTGTTGCATACTTTTCATGGCCTATTTCTACCCTAATGCATGCTGCCGCAGAAGATCGAGCTAATTACTTTGCTAACCTTCAGAAAGGAATACTACCAGCACATGTTGGTAAATTGCCAACTGGCCAGCAAGCCACAACACTACTTGATCTGATGACTATAAGAGCATTCCATAGTAAGATTCTTCGTCGTTTCAGTCTTGGTACTGCAATAGGATATAGAATCAGAGAGGGGATATTGACTGACATCCCAGCAATTCTCGTTTTTGTTGCTCACAAAGTGCACAAGAAATGGCTCAGTCTCAACCAGTGCCTGCCATCTACCCTTGAG GGTCCAGGGGGCATAtggtgtgatgtggatgtagTGGAATTCTCTTATTATGGCACACCAACACTAACTCCCAAGGAGCAATTGTACAATAAGCTTGTAGATGAGCTGCGAGGAAGTGATCAATGTATTGGTTCAGGCTCTCAG GTTGCAAGCCAAGAGACATATGGGACCTTAGGGGCTGTTGTGAAAAGACGAACAGGAAACAAACAGGTTGGGTTTCTAACAAACCGTCACGTTGCAGTTGATCTGGATTATCCTAATCAAAAGATGTTCCATCCATTACCACCCAACCTTGGACCTGGAGTCTATCTTGGTGCAGTTGAGAGGGCCACATCTTTCATTACAGATGATGTTTGGTATGGGATTTATGCAGGAACAAATCCAG AAACTTTTGTCCGAGTTGATGGTGCATTTATCCCCTTTGCTGATGGATTTGATGTCTCCAGCATTACCACCTCAGTGAAAGGACTGGGTGAGATTGGTGATGTTAAATTTATTGATCTCCAGTCGCCAATTGACAGCTTAGTGGGGAGAAAAGTGATGAAAGTTGGGAGAAGCTCTGGTTTGACTAATGGAACAGTGATGGCTTATGCTCTTGAATACAATGACGAGAAAGGAATATGCTTTTTCACAGACTTCCTTGTTGTGGGTGAGAACCTGCAAAGTTTTGATCTTGAAGGTGATAGTGGGAGCCTTATCGTTCTAACAAGAGAAGATTCTGAGAAACCTAAGCCTATAGGTATCATCTGGGGTGGGACTGCTAACAGGGGAAGATTGAAGCTTAATAGTGGCCATTCTCCCGAGAATTGGACAAGTGGAGTTGATCTGGGTCGTCTTCTTGATCTTTTGGGACTTGATCTCATAACAACAAGACAAGGACTTGAAG ATGCCCTACAAGAGCAAAGATTTGCTTTGGCAGCTTCTATCAATTGCACAGTTGGTGAATCATCTCGAATGATAATGAACTCGGGAGAtaaaaaggatgatgaaataTACACACCTTTATGCATTGGCATTCAACATTCCCATTCTGAAGGTGCTACTGGTTCAGGAGTGAATGCATTTCATAAGGATGCTGAGTTTCAGGTTGACAGAGTTGAGGTTGCGAACAACATTGAAGACCAACAGTTTGTTCCAAATTTAATTAGTACGTCTCCAGCAATCCTTGTGGAGGATGACAATTTTGAAAGGAGGAATCTATCTGCATTAATAAACTCGTCCAAGGATGATATTTGTATTTCATTGCATTTTGGGGATCGTGAAACCTAG
- the LOC121974431 gene encoding protein NARROW LEAF 1-like isoform X2, whose product MTIRAFHSKILRRFSLGTAIGYRIREGILTDIPAILVFVAHKVHKKWLSLNQCLPSTLEGPGGIWCDVDVVEFSYYGTPTLTPKEQLYNKLVDELRGSDQCIGSGSQVASQETYGTLGAVVKRRTGNKQVGFLTNRHVAVDLDYPNQKMFHPLPPNLGPGVYLGAVERATSFITDDVWYGIYAGTNPETFVRVDGAFIPFADGFDVSSITTSVKGLGEIGDVKFIDLQSPIDSLVGRKVMKVGRSSGLTNGTVMAYALEYNDEKGICFFTDFLVVGENLQSFDLEGDSGSLIVLTREDSEKPKPIGIIWGGTANRGRLKLNSGHSPENWTSGVDLGRLLDLLGLDLITTRQGLEDALQEQRFALAASINCTVGESSRMIMNSGDKKDDEIYTPLCIGIQHSHSEGATGSGVNAFHKDAEFQVDRVEVANNIEDQQFVPNLISTSPAILVEDDNFERRNLSALINSSKDDICISLHFGDRET is encoded by the exons ATGACTATAAGAGCATTCCATAGTAAGATTCTTCGTCGTTTCAGTCTTGGTACTGCAATAGGATATAGAATCAGAGAGGGGATATTGACTGACATCCCAGCAATTCTCGTTTTTGTTGCTCACAAAGTGCACAAGAAATGGCTCAGTCTCAACCAGTGCCTGCCATCTACCCTTGAG GGTCCAGGGGGCATAtggtgtgatgtggatgtagTGGAATTCTCTTATTATGGCACACCAACACTAACTCCCAAGGAGCAATTGTACAATAAGCTTGTAGATGAGCTGCGAGGAAGTGATCAATGTATTGGTTCAGGCTCTCAG GTTGCAAGCCAAGAGACATATGGGACCTTAGGGGCTGTTGTGAAAAGACGAACAGGAAACAAACAGGTTGGGTTTCTAACAAACCGTCACGTTGCAGTTGATCTGGATTATCCTAATCAAAAGATGTTCCATCCATTACCACCCAACCTTGGACCTGGAGTCTATCTTGGTGCAGTTGAGAGGGCCACATCTTTCATTACAGATGATGTTTGGTATGGGATTTATGCAGGAACAAATCCAG AAACTTTTGTCCGAGTTGATGGTGCATTTATCCCCTTTGCTGATGGATTTGATGTCTCCAGCATTACCACCTCAGTGAAAGGACTGGGTGAGATTGGTGATGTTAAATTTATTGATCTCCAGTCGCCAATTGACAGCTTAGTGGGGAGAAAAGTGATGAAAGTTGGGAGAAGCTCTGGTTTGACTAATGGAACAGTGATGGCTTATGCTCTTGAATACAATGACGAGAAAGGAATATGCTTTTTCACAGACTTCCTTGTTGTGGGTGAGAACCTGCAAAGTTTTGATCTTGAAGGTGATAGTGGGAGCCTTATCGTTCTAACAAGAGAAGATTCTGAGAAACCTAAGCCTATAGGTATCATCTGGGGTGGGACTGCTAACAGGGGAAGATTGAAGCTTAATAGTGGCCATTCTCCCGAGAATTGGACAAGTGGAGTTGATCTGGGTCGTCTTCTTGATCTTTTGGGACTTGATCTCATAACAACAAGACAAGGACTTGAAG ATGCCCTACAAGAGCAAAGATTTGCTTTGGCAGCTTCTATCAATTGCACAGTTGGTGAATCATCTCGAATGATAATGAACTCGGGAGAtaaaaaggatgatgaaataTACACACCTTTATGCATTGGCATTCAACATTCCCATTCTGAAGGTGCTACTGGTTCAGGAGTGAATGCATTTCATAAGGATGCTGAGTTTCAGGTTGACAGAGTTGAGGTTGCGAACAACATTGAAGACCAACAGTTTGTTCCAAATTTAATTAGTACGTCTCCAGCAATCCTTGTGGAGGATGACAATTTTGAAAGGAGGAATCTATCTGCATTAATAAACTCGTCCAAGGATGATATTTGTATTTCATTGCATTTTGGGGATCGTGAAACCTAG